DNA from Ziziphus jujuba cultivar Dongzao chromosome 2, ASM3175591v1:
AAGCCAAACTTATGgagtagaagaaaaataagtaggTGTTGCAGaagtggaggaggaggagacgaaaaaaacgaaaaaaaaaaaaaaagaaaaaaaagaaaagaaaagaaggataACATCACACAGACAAAACCCTTGAAGTTTGATAGTAATAGctaaataaacaataaagaaTTAATAGAATATTCCTCTCATATAACCTTTGCATTAATAACACCGAGTGCTCATACCATAATGTTTGATTCTTGAAGCTTTATAGATGACTAGTTCCCTTATAAACGTACGTATCTGATGTAGAACTACTGTTCTTATCACAGTTACAATAGGTTTTGCTTCATCCAATCTAACATCAAAGTTGAGTTCGAAACTAGGAAGTTTAATAACGTGTGTAAGTAGGGATCACTTTCCAATTAAACTGGCACGTTCCCAGCCTCTTCCCTTCAATCCTAATCAACTTTTAAAAGCATTTCAAATGGTCTTGTAGAGGTTGGAAGGGTTTGCAGACTATGTTGTACggatatttttcttgaaaattatgtggaataaatgtttatttgatatatatttaatttaaaagttgATTTCTAATGATATTGTCTTAgtctcaattaattaataatgtgtatatttattttttctctcaaacaATTAATAACATCCATaataatgtatttatttattttttcaaaaattatatttttgataatgattattttgttaaatgatATTGTTTAGTAGGCCTTTCAAAAATTTGTTGATAGTTAAcgcgtatttatttatttgccctggagtatttatatagagtcggagatttcttttaaaaaaaaaacaaaatttatatttttgatgtggcaagaaaaaaaaaagcaatttagaTGTCCATTCGTGATCCTCAAATCTTACTAGTTTTGGCAAAATAAGACATTTTGctaggtttattattattttaattattataaaatcacTAGATTATAAATAAAACGATTCACATTTTGAAAGTGaaaatctatatatctatatctccATCATAATGTAATTgacataaattaataaacatattcATGATAGATATATTGGAATTTTATAGTTtctaagttttttttaaaaaaaataaaaaaataaaaaaacttagcCAACACCTATTGTAATAGATttataaaaactatattttttaaatttctagcaaaaataagtttttctcaaatcatatatattacaaatctactgttatttgataatttgtaaaataGAATATCATAGTTTAACTTCCTCTTGCagaggagaagaaggaaaagaaaaaaaaaaaaaaaaatcttgtctAAGAGGGATTCCATCTAATTTAGACATAATCACAGGTGTTTGGTCCTTCTAAAGTTGGCAATGAAGGGTTGTGGTAAAAAGTCTAATAATTCCTCCATCGGGTTTCCTCAAGAGGACGTGACCAACAGGGACTCCATCTTTCACACAAAACCTAACACTAaatgcatataaaataaattgaatggGTTCGATCTTATACATACGCGAGGAAggtaatcaaaaaagaaagaagaactcATATGGCATCCATCCTTCTCATGTTTAAGAAATATATGAAAACTAAGAAAAGCAAGAAAAACAAGAGACTTTTTATTGACAATGAAAATCTACAACATTTGAAATTAGTTTtgaattaacatatatatatatatatatatatatgcatctgaCGAACAAGTTCATCATTTAACGACCAGCATTAATAGAAGTAAAAGTCAGTGAATGTGGTGCAGAGGGGGGCAGAGGTGGTTCCTCTTCCAAGCTAACTAAATTGTAGTTTGGGGGAGGCATGTTTTTGGGAAGATCAGGAAAATGTGCCTCAAATTTCAGAACCCGCAATGCCTGCCTAATGGATGGTCTGAGAGTATGAACAGGGTAAGCACACCAAAGCCCAACATTCACCAAATATTCCAACTCTTTTGCCTCAAACTCCATACACAATCTCTTGTCCAACGCATCAACCAATCTATCCGCTCCATATAACTCCCACACCCGAGCTACTAGTGATGCATCACTGTTACTTTGAATTGATTTTCTTCCACATGCTATCTCCAACGCTACCACCCCAAAGCTATACACATCCGATGCCTTACTTGCCTTGCCTTTGCTTATGTATTCCGGTGCCATGTAACCAAATGTCCCTGCCAACGCTGTTGTCTTTACGCCTGCATCTTCATCCATCAACCTCGCCAGACCAAAATCCCCTAGCTTGATGTTGAAATCCGAGTCCAACATTATATTGCTTGATTTTATGTCCCTGTGAATCACACTTTGTTCCGACTCTTCGTGCCGGTATAGCAGTGCAGAGGCAAGGCCAGGGGCTATTTTATACCTGACTGCCCATTTGAGCATGGTCTTGTCTCGAAACAGGCGAGAATCGGGACTGCCGTTAGGCATGAACTGGTAGATGAGAAGGAGCTCTCCCTTCTCATTGCACCAACCCATCAGCTTTACTAAATTTTTGTGTCTCAGCCCGCTGATTATTTTCAGCTCGGATATGTACTCCTTTCTTCCCTGTCTGGACCTTTTAGAAACTCTTTTAACTGCAACTGTCATATTCAGCTGGCTTAGGAAGCCTTTGTAAACCTCTCCGAATCCTTCTCCTCCAAGAAGACCTTCGTTAGCAAAGTTATTAGTGGCCCTGACCAATTCACTGTAGGAATACCTCCTAGGACCTGCGTTGTGATCGAGTTCCCCGTTCATAGCATCTTCGAATCCTAAGGGTGCTTCTTGATCTTCAAATTCAACCACCCCTTGGGCTCGCCTCCAACATAGCAGAACAATTACAACAGTAAGAAAACCTCCACCAACTACAGGACCAACCATCACTGCCACATTATTCATTCTGCCTTGTTTATTATTTCCTGCAGGGAACTCTGCC
Protein-coding regions in this window:
- the LOC107419597 gene encoding L-type lectin-domain containing receptor kinase IX.1-like; the encoded protein is MPLSDFLLQLVLTLEKHEILSWEFNSAEFPAGNNKQGRMNNVAVMVGPVVGGGFLTVVIVLLCWRRAQGVVEFEDQEAPLGFEDAMNGELDHNAGPRRYSYSELVRATNNFANEGLLGGEGFGEVYKGFLSQLNMTVAVKRVSKRSRQGRKEYISELKIISGLRHKNLVKLMGWCNEKGELLLIYQFMPNGSPDSRLFRDKTMLKWAVRYKIAPGLASALLYRHEESEQSVIHRDIKSSNIMLDSDFNIKLGDFGLARLMDEDAGVKTTALAGTFGYMAPEYISKGKASKASDVYSFGVVALEIACGRKSIQSNSDASLVARVWELYGADRLVDALDKRLCMEFEAKELEYLVNVGLWCAYPVHTLRPSIRQALRVLKFEAHFPDLPKNMPPPNYNLVSLEEEPPLPPSAPHSLTFTSINAGR